In Desulfofustis limnaeus, the genomic stretch CTTTCATTCTTAAAGAACCTGGCAAAAGATTTGCAAACTCAACTATTCGATAATCGAGAAATGGTACTCTAGCTTCTACACTGGCTCCCATACTCATTTTATCTTGCCGATTTAGAATTGATACTAAATATGTAAGTTGATCCTGTAACGACAAACACTCAAGTACTTCTATATTTTCGAAAATTGACTCAAATAATTCATTACGATAGCTTAAATCTTTTTTAAAAATACCAGGAATCATGATCTGGTCTATTAGCTCTTCTTTGTTTACTGCAGCGTTACATTTAATAATATCAGACAAGTCTTTATCTAAGAAATACAACAATTTTTCTATACGATGATCATTCAGAATAGTTCCTACGTTTTTCAAAATGAACCCTGCAATTAGCTTAAATCGCTTAAGGTTACTTACCAGCTGGGGAATTTTATACCTAGGATAGCCAAAGAATAATTCGTCTGCTCCTTCGCCAGTTAACACCACCGTAACATGTTTTTTAGCCAATTGACTGATAGCAAAAATATGTATCGAGTTTTGAAAATTAAGAGGTTCATCATTAAGATATATTAAATCTGGAAGGAGCTGCGCGTACTCTTTATTTGTAAGCTTCAATTCATGATGATTTGTGCCGTACTCTGAAGAAACTAAGCGAGCAAAATAGCCCTCATCAAAATCAGATTCATAAAAACCCACTGAGAAGGTATTTATCGGATGACCAATGGCCTTAGCGGCAATAGCTGTGACTAGACTCGAATCAATACCGCCGCTGCAAAAGGTTCCAAGGGGTACCTCACTCATCAACCTTAGACGAACTGCATCCACAAGCAACTCTTCTAAACGCTCTACTGCCTCATTAAAGGTGAATACCAAAGGCTGCCGGCTACAATGCTCCCAATACTGTTTCGCCACTGTTTTTTCTTCAGTCACCAACAAACAATGTCCAGGCAATAGCGACCGCACCCCTTCGAACATAGTTCGTTTTCCCGATACAGCCCTGAAGAGAAAGTACTCAAATACGGAATCTCTATCACAATCCGTCTGAAATCCTGGATAAGCGAGTACTGCTTTTATTTCTGATCCAAAGATCAATGCACCGTTTACTTCAGCATAGTAAAATGGTTTTATACCTAATCGATCACGAGCCAAAAAGAGCCGTCTATTATTTTTATCCCATATCGCAAACGCAAACATTCCATTAAGATGATGAACGCAATTTTCACCGTATTCCTCAAATAAATGAATAATCACCTCGGTATCGGATTGTGTCCTAAATCGATACCCTTTACTCTCCATAGTAATTTTCAGCTCAGGATAATTGTAAATCTCACCATTAAAAACTATCCATACCGTCCCAGCCTCATTGCTCATAGGCTGATGTCCCGAGCTTAACCCAACAATACTTAGACGGCGATGACCGAGGCCAACATTGCCCGAAAGATATATCCCAGCATCATCAGGGCCTCGGTGTACCATCGTGTCGCGCATTATAGATATATCTGCCCCATCGACAGCCCGCTCACGATTCTTGTAATATATTCCTGTAATTCCACACATATATTATACTTTATTCCGGTTGTTCACTGGTCAAATTCCTAAACCGACCTTGGATACCACCCACTTGAACTTACCACTCCTCGTTCGTTCAAGTTTCTCAACCTTTTCGATTCGCACCTGCATTGACTCACCAAGCCTCTCCTTGAAACCATTAATCAAACTTGTAGCATCCTGCTCGGTGAAGTCCACGTCTGTCACGAGCTTAATACAAATGGTATCAAGATCCTCCTGTATCACCTGAGAAGCCTCAATAGAAGTTAATGGTTTGAAAGGATGCGTTAACACCGACGGCGATATTAATCTACCATCACGAAGGGTTAAGATATCTTCAGCTTTAGTTGTCACATCATCCATGAGAGGCAAACCGCGTCCGCAGGAGCAACTCTTTGATCTAATAGCGGACATATCATTAGTCAGATAGCGAATCATTGGCATTGCAGTGTTATGAAGGGAGGTTGCCACCAAGTTCCCGAAACAATCAGGGCCAATCGGCTGCAAATCCTGATCGACGACCTCGGTGATACCGTACTCCATGGCGAGATGATGTCCTTCGTGTTCACTACATTCAGTGGCGAACAGGACTCTTTCTGCAGATCCGAAATAGTCGAAAATTTTACATTGAAAACTCTCTTCGATCACGTCTCTCTGAAAATCAAAAAGAGTTTCTGAGGAAGTCAACACAGCATCCAATTTCATTTTCATGTTTTGGTTTCGAAGATATCTGGCAAGCACAAAAACAGTAGAAGGATACCCGTCAAGAACAAGCGGCTTGAAACGAAAAAGTTCATCTATATAAAAACATAGATTATCCGGTGACATATGAAACGAAGACAGAAGAAGGTGGTTATGAAAATGATTATACCTCCAAAATGGGGGCTTCTTTTGTGAGAGGGGCACAATAACATTACCGCGAGCCACCGCAATGCGATCTCCACGCCGCTTAAAATGAATTCCTGCCCAGCAATATTGCCTATCGAGCAAAGCGTAGTTGATATGAATAAGGTCTTCACTGTAGCAGATTTCAAGTGGCGAGCCTGTAGTACCACTGGTATGCCCTTTCTTGACGGATCGCATCGAATACTCATCAGAAAGTAGGTCCCTGAAGTGACATTTGAGGTCATTTTTTGTCAGGATCGGCAGCTTTTCCAAGTCATCAATTGTCCGGAAATCTTCAGGCTCCAGGCGGCGCTCCTTCATGATACGGCGATAATAAGGTACATGAAGATAGCTGTAAGAGATGAGTTCATTTAGCTTACGCTCTTGATATTCCTTCATCCTTTCTGGAGGATACCATTGACTCTCATCGAGGAACCTCTTAAACGCAGAGAAGCTGCCTCCGTAACGTTCGAAATCAAGCAACCCACTGAAGCCGCTGAGCAGCATATTTTGAACGCAAACTGGTGATCGATCATACAGAGACTTTAGTCGTGAATCCATTGAGACTATCCCTTTTCCTCGACCTTCTCGTCGAGGGAACTGTATGCTGCTTGCAAAACCACACCAACAGATTCCCATCCGTAACGGGATTCAGCCAAATGTCGCGCCCGCAGACCTAATTGGTTTCGCAAAGCTTGGTCTCCTAGCAAGTCAATTACCCGTAAAGCAAATTCTTTATCATCATCTTCTATCAAAATGTCATGGCCGTCAGTGACGCCTATGCCTTCACAACCAATCGACGTAGATACAATTGCTTTTCCTTGTGCTAATGCATCTAACACTTTAAGACGCGTTCCTCCTCCAACCCGTATCGGAACTACATATACGGCAGCCTTGGCGACGTAGGGTCTGATATCGTCGACATATCCGAGAACTTGGATAGATGGATCCAAACGAGATTGAGAGAGTAATTCCGAGGGTGGATCTTGTCCAATAACAACAAAACGGGCATTAGGAACTTTATGTTTAACTATGGGCCAAATGTCTGTTATGAAATGAAGAACAGCGTCTTTATTTGCAAACATGTTCATACCACCTGTATAAATTATTATATTCTCTTGAATATCTTTACACATGGTGAAATATTCAAGATCAACCCCATTAGGTACAATAACAGTTGAACATAAAGGTTCTATAGAAAGCAACTCTGCAGCATCACGCTCTGACATCATAATATTGATATCAAAACAACCGCTCATTTGTTTCTCATAAAGACGTAGCCGCCTAGCTTGAAGCTCTATATACCACCTCTTGAGTATATTCTCTTCAACTTTGGCTCGACGTGCCATTAATGATGATTCTATGTTATGATGAGTCAAAGTAGTTGGTAAACCTTGTACCAGTGGGAGATAAGGTGCCAAACCTATAGTATCGAAGTGTACTATATCTACTCTTTTACTAGAAAGTATTTCCTCTATTTTTTGTTTAAAGGCTGTCGACCGATGAGCAAGAGTGCTAAAAGGTTTTTGATAAATTAACCCGAGCGCATATGCTGTCCATTTGTGCAAAAGAGATTTCTTGGGCCACAGCGGGAAAAACGAAACATCTGTACATATTTTTTTCAGTTCTTCCATGCTATTGGATATGCGTTCCTCTGTAGCAAGCATTTCTGGATGAACAAAGGCTAACAAGTAGATATCGTTGTATCGGGCAATTTCTTTGATCAGGTTATAACCACGCTGCAAAACGCCACCATGTGGAGGATATGGGACTATCTGTGATAAAAACAGAACATTTTTACGCATTGGTAATGTCCTTGCCACTTTTATTTAAAATAGACCTATAGAGTAATTCGTAGCGGGCTGCCATTTTTCGTGCCGTGAATTCTGAAAGATAACGTTGTTTTGCTTTCGTTCCTAACCTTATCCTCTCTTCTCTATTGCAAATCAGATTGGCAAGAGCTTCAGTCATACCAACAATATCTCTTGGTTCAGTTATAATACCTTCTCGGCCATGGTGAACAAGTACAGGTGTTTCTCCAACACTTGTGGTAACTATAGTTTTTCCTGCGGCCATTGCTTCTAATAAAACCATTGACATTGCCTCCCAGAGAGAAGGCTGAAAAAAAATGTCAAGATGTGGCATGATCGTTTGAGCAGCATCAGGAACCCACCCAAGAAAACGAACTTCAGACTCAATATTCAACTCTCTCGCAAGTTTTTCAAGTTCAGGTTTAAGATAACCGTCACCAGCTATTATAATAATGAATCTATGAGGAAGTCTTAGTTTGAGCCGTGCCGCTACTTGAAGAAGATCAAACATTCCTTTTTGTTCTATTAATGTGTTTATAGCGCCAATTACCACTTTTTTGTCATTTCGAATAAAATTTAATATTTCAGAAGGCTTAAATGAATTTTCGAGATCAACACCATTCCAGACCGTAGTAAGCCTATCCTCTTTTACCTTGAGATAACGAGCGAGCTGAATTCTCTGAAAATTCGAGACGGATACTAATTTGTTTGGAAAACGCCAGAATAAACGTTCTAAACGACGCAAGGATCTGTCTCGATGCGGATAATTGCCGTAATGAAATGTATGCACAAACTTAAGCTGGGGCATGGTTAGTTTGCATAATGAACAATCGGCTAAAGCGTGAACATCCTGGGAATGAACAAGATCAATTTTCATACGGCGAATGATGGATCTTAACTGAAGAAATGTAAGATAACTAATTTGGCCGTCAATTCTATTTTTTAGACTAACAACATTTATTCCGTAAGATTGAATTTTTTCTGCAATGATTCCTTTCTCTTTAAGGCAGCAGACAGAAACATTAAATTGAGAATTATCAAGCTTTCTACAAAGCTGCGCTGTAACTTCTTCTGCTCCACCTATATGGAGGGTAGAATGGACGATTAAGATTCGAATTTTCTGTATCGGTAAAGTCATTACATCCAATTCATTGCTTTTTAAATCGGGATTGAAATTTTTTTTCCATTGTAGTTTTAACTGCCGGTTCCGTGTTAATAGGTCTAAATTGGCCATTTTGGAAAGTATCATCTTTAGAGGAAACTGCAATATATTGACTTGCAGAAAATATTCCTAACAATAGATACAAATGAGGATAATAAGCAACAGATAGGAATGCACCCCCAACAGCAAAAGCAATAAGACTAGCATTTAGGCAGATGAAAAGTCTGCTAATTTGGCTTGCATTTTGAACCTCATGTTTTTTGAAATAATTAGCGATTTTTTTATTACGGTAAAAATTGCCGATCAAAAAAGTCAGAAGACACAGTATTCCAGGAATCCCTAACTCACCTAAAAAAAGAAAGTACACTGAATGAGCATTTAGCCAGGGCAAATTTTGGGTCCCAAATTCTTCCGGTCTAAATTCAGTTCCAAACTTTACCGGAAAATGTCCTGACCCAACACCCGTTAAAGGATGCTCCAACATCATCCTAATTGCCGCTTTCCATGCAATTAAACGGCCTTGTGCAGATTCCTCTTGTTGATAATCAACAATAGTATCAAGACGATCGAAATACTCTTGGGGGGCGTAATGAAGCACAACAAGAACCAAAGATACAAGAAGAACAGCACCAGTGAATTTTTTTCTTCCTTCCAACCATAGATATAGAAATACGGCAGCTAACGCTAGAGCACCTCCACGAGACTGAGTTCCAATTATAGCAAGAATAAGTAAAACCATTGCAATTATGAATATAGTTTTTATCATGAAGTTAGTTGACTCCCCTACTAAATAAAAACACATCGGCAGAACTATGCATACAGAAAGAGCGAAATCATTACCATCTCCGAGAAACGGATTATTACCTATATAATGACGATTAGCTGGATCTGTAATAACTTGAATATTTAGAAATATTAACAGAATATGCGACAAAACTAACACGACAAATAGGGCTCGCATTTGTGAATATGTAGTTGTAATCCGTACAATAATATAATACCAAAATGTAAATCCTAAAACGACCTTGAAAGCATTGTATGAGTACAAAGTAACATCTGCAAAAATGACAGATATTAGAAGTAATATTAATAAAAATATTAGCCACTTAGAATTACTTAACTTACAAATTTCCGAGTTGCTTACACCTTTTTCATAAAAAATCGCTAGAGCAAGCACCGCAAGAGGAACCACAGAGTTAAGCTTCAATACCGAAATGAATGGCAGAAAGCCGTCCGGCCTAACATAATCGATAAAAACAGACGATAAGAACAATACGTAAAGCATAATCAAAAAGTTTCTTATTTGAATATTAATAATTATTTAACCAACTTTTAACCATCCTGGAAATCTTAACTAATCAAATTTATCATTGATATTTTATGGACGTTAATGATTATGAGTCTATCGTCTCGAAAAATACCCATTTGTTAACACTATTATTTTAGTAATTCATCATACAATCTCATGGTACTATTAATATTTATTTTAATATCAAATAATTCCACCAATCTTTGGTAAGCATTAGTACCGAATTTGAAAGCAAGTTGTTCATCCGCCAAAAGCTTACATATTTTTTCAGCCAAACTGTGCCAATCACCTGGAGGAAACCCAAACCCTGTTGAACCTTCCTTCACTATTTCTGATACCGCTCCCGCCCAAGCGGCAATCAGTGGCTTTTTCATGGCCATCGCCTCAATTAGCACCCGACCGAAAGGTTCCGGCTCTAAAGAAGTATGCAAAACAATTTTCATGCAATTCAGATAATTAGCGACATTTTCTATGTACCCAGTAAAGGTTATATGCTGTTCTAGTTTCAGTTTTTGGGTCAATTTTTTTAGATATTCAAGGTAATCTTTATCGTATTCCGAAGTATCCCCGACCAACAAACACATAGTTTTGGGGAACAATCTAACGACATGCTCCATCGCTTTAATTGCAGTCTCTTGGCCTTTCCATTTTTTAATGTTCCCTACTACGCCGATAATTGTCCAATCACCTTCTATTCCGTGCAGCTTACGGATGCCACCCTCGTCAGTATCAGCAATAATCCGTTCAGGGTCAATCCCATTATAGATGGTAACGGATCTACGAAGCACAACCTTATTATCAATCAAACCCTTCGTCACAGCTTGAGATATGCATATGACGGCATCTAATTTTTTAGCATAAAACCGGGCCAAACGAGAAAATGATGTATTAATACCTCTTTCATGGGTGATACATCTAACTCTACCCAAACAAGCAGCAAGAATCCATTCATGATTTTTTGTTATCGAATTATTCAGATGAAGCAAATCAATTTTGTACTTTTTCAGCAGCAAAGCATATTTTATACTAAGAATTATATGAAATTTTGTAAAATTTATTGCTTTTTGAAAAATCAATGGAATCGAAAATGAGCGTGAACGTCCTCGATC encodes the following:
- a CDS encoding phenylacetate--CoA ligase family protein; translated protein: MDSRLKSLYDRSPVCVQNMLLSGFSGLLDFERYGGSFSAFKRFLDESQWYPPERMKEYQERKLNELISYSYLHVPYYRRIMKERRLEPEDFRTIDDLEKLPILTKNDLKCHFRDLLSDEYSMRSVKKGHTSGTTGSPLEICYSEDLIHINYALLDRQYCWAGIHFKRRGDRIAVARGNVIVPLSQKKPPFWRYNHFHNHLLLSSFHMSPDNLCFYIDELFRFKPLVLDGYPSTVFVLARYLRNQNMKMKLDAVLTSSETLFDFQRDVIEESFQCKIFDYFGSAERVLFATECSEHEGHHLAMEYGITEVVDQDLQPIGPDCFGNLVATSLHNTAMPMIRYLTNDMSAIRSKSCSCGRGLPLMDDVTTKAEDILTLRDGRLISPSVLTHPFKPLTSIEASQVIQEDLDTICIKLVTDVDFTEQDATSLINGFKERLGESMQVRIEKVEKLERTRSGKFKWVVSKVGLGI
- the asnB gene encoding asparagine synthase (glutamine-hydrolyzing), encoding MCGITGIYYKNRERAVDGADISIMRDTMVHRGPDDAGIYLSGNVGLGHRRLSIVGLSSGHQPMSNEAGTVWIVFNGEIYNYPELKITMESKGYRFRTQSDTEVIIHLFEEYGENCVHHLNGMFAFAIWDKNNRRLFLARDRLGIKPFYYAEVNGALIFGSEIKAVLAYPGFQTDCDRDSVFEYFLFRAVSGKRTMFEGVRSLLPGHCLLVTEEKTVAKQYWEHCSRQPLVFTFNEAVERLEELLVDAVRLRLMSEVPLGTFCSGGIDSSLVTAIAAKAIGHPINTFSVGFYESDFDEGYFARLVSSEYGTNHHELKLTNKEYAQLLPDLIYLNDEPLNFQNSIHIFAISQLAKKHVTVVLTGEGADELFFGYPRYKIPQLVSNLKRFKLIAGFILKNVGTILNDHRIEKLLYFLDKDLSDIIKCNAAVNKEELIDQIMIPGIFKKDLSYRNELFESIFENIEVLECLSLQDQLTYLVSILNRQDKMSMGASVEARVPFLDYRIVEFANLLPGSLRMKGHTSKLLVKEVAKKYLPMEVVNRKKSGFGVPLKTWLQSKGGMAELIEDTMFDSDGQDYFDRNYLLKIYREHRSGKKDYSEMIWTVVNFILWKKCFKI
- a CDS encoding O-antigen ligase family protein, with the protein product MVPLAVLALAIFYEKGVSNSEICKLSNSKWLIFLLILLLISVIFADVTLYSYNAFKVVLGFTFWYYIIVRITTTYSQMRALFVVLVLSHILLIFLNIQVITDPANRHYIGNNPFLGDGNDFALSVCIVLPMCFYLVGESTNFMIKTIFIIAMVLLILAIIGTQSRGGALALAAVFLYLWLEGRKKFTGAVLLVSLVLVVLHYAPQEYFDRLDTIVDYQQEESAQGRLIAWKAAIRMMLEHPLTGVGSGHFPVKFGTEFRPEEFGTQNLPWLNAHSVYFLFLGELGIPGILCLLTFLIGNFYRNKKIANYFKKHEVQNASQISRLFICLNASLIAFAVGGAFLSVAYYPHLYLLLGIFSASQYIAVSSKDDTFQNGQFRPINTEPAVKTTMEKKFQSRFKKQ
- a CDS encoding glycosyltransferase family 4 protein → MNSNKQLNILYCEGNTDGTIGGSFYSLFYLVSGLDRAKYNPVVVFYYSNSVAEKLEKLNIKTIILRRPKPYISVKRMDRGRSRSFSIPLIFQKAINFTKFHIILSIKYALLLKKYKIDLLHLNNSITKNHEWILAACLGRVRCITHERGINTSFSRLARFYAKKLDAVICISQAVTKGLIDNKVVLRRSVTIYNGIDPERIIADTDEGGIRKLHGIEGDWTIIGVVGNIKKWKGQETAIKAMEHVVRLFPKTMCLLVGDTSEYDKDYLEYLKKLTQKLKLEQHITFTGYIENVANYLNCMKIVLHTSLEPEPFGRVLIEAMAMKKPLIAAWAGAVSEIVKEGSTGFGFPPGDWHSLAEKICKLLADEQLAFKFGTNAYQRLVELFDIKININSTMRLYDELLK
- a CDS encoding glycosyltransferase family 4 protein, with amino-acid sequence MRKNVLFLSQIVPYPPHGGVLQRGYNLIKEIARYNDIYLLAFVHPEMLATEERISNSMEELKKICTDVSFFPLWPKKSLLHKWTAYALGLIYQKPFSTLAHRSTAFKQKIEEILSSKRVDIVHFDTIGLAPYLPLVQGLPTTLTHHNIESSLMARRAKVEENILKRWYIELQARRLRLYEKQMSGCFDINIMMSERDAAELLSIEPLCSTVIVPNGVDLEYFTMCKDIQENIIIYTGGMNMFANKDAVLHFITDIWPIVKHKVPNARFVVIGQDPPSELLSQSRLDPSIQVLGYVDDIRPYVAKAAVYVVPIRVGGGTRLKVLDALAQGKAIVSTSIGCEGIGVTDGHDILIEDDDKEFALRVIDLLGDQALRNQLGLRARHLAESRYGWESVGVVLQAAYSSLDEKVEEKG
- a CDS encoding glycosyltransferase family 4 protein, with the translated sequence MANLDLLTRNRQLKLQWKKNFNPDLKSNELDVMTLPIQKIRILIVHSTLHIGGAEEVTAQLCRKLDNSQFNVSVCCLKEKGIIAEKIQSYGINVVSLKNRIDGQISYLTFLQLRSIIRRMKIDLVHSQDVHALADCSLCKLTMPQLKFVHTFHYGNYPHRDRSLRRLERLFWRFPNKLVSVSNFQRIQLARYLKVKEDRLTTVWNGVDLENSFKPSEILNFIRNDKKVVIGAINTLIEQKGMFDLLQVAARLKLRLPHRFIIIIAGDGYLKPELEKLARELNIESEVRFLGWVPDAAQTIMPHLDIFFQPSLWEAMSMVLLEAMAAGKTIVTTSVGETPVLVHHGREGIITEPRDIVGMTEALANLICNREERIRLGTKAKQRYLSEFTARKMAARYELLYRSILNKSGKDITNA